In Gemmatimonadales bacterium, a genomic segment contains:
- a CDS encoding oligopeptide transporter, OPT family: MATLTRPSAPPEPAAHTPFVPAHQSPAELTARALILGAILGVVFAASSVYLALKIGLTVSASIPIAVLSVAFFRTLGRSTILENNIVQTTGSAGESIAAGIVFTLPAILLMGYDLTVGKVAVIAVVGGLLGILLMIPLRRALIVKEHGRLTYPEGTACAEVLEAGERGGLQAKRLFQAFGIAFTYKFLMAGLKVWKEYPGWVSRSYAGASISAEVSPELLGVGYIIGPRIAGNLFAGGCIAYLVLIPAIKLFGSGLTKPIFAETKLIADMSPAEVRANFVFYIGAGAVATAGIIALIRAIPTIIAAFRSGFEDLRGSVGDAAARIRTDLDLPIWVTLAGAVALALLLTVLPQLAVNLLGAVLIVIFGFFFVVVSARITGEIGVSANPISGMTIAALIGTTAIFLLIGWTGVDHRVGAISIAAVIAVAAGNAGATSQDLKTGFLVGATPRRQQLAIMVGAVTSALAIGWTLALLNNTYTNIVPEQHAGVALQAAAPGAPDRSVTALGERMTYGGRTWDVVRVNLPVQGVVPGKYLVEPTTREIGYLVDPGIGGRIHEINGRPITKLDSPKATIMALVTDGILTRKLPWGLVLIGVFLTFSIELMGLQSLPIAVGVYLPVSTSSAMFAGGVVRWLMERRTRGGDRSLAEVESGPGVLFSSGLIAGGALGGVAIAGVAAALAHRAETAQVPAADYLAYLAGLQNALGSVSQNDVIALLLFAGLAAVLYRVASR; encoded by the coding sequence ATGGCGACCCTGACCCGCCCGAGCGCTCCACCGGAGCCGGCCGCGCACACACCGTTCGTTCCGGCGCATCAATCGCCCGCCGAGCTCACGGCTCGCGCGTTGATCCTGGGGGCAATCCTCGGGGTGGTCTTCGCCGCGTCGAGCGTCTATCTCGCGCTCAAGATCGGACTCACCGTCTCAGCGTCGATCCCCATCGCGGTGCTCTCGGTAGCGTTCTTCCGGACGCTGGGTCGCTCGACCATCCTGGAGAACAACATCGTCCAGACCACCGGCTCGGCCGGCGAGTCGATCGCGGCGGGCATCGTCTTCACTTTGCCCGCCATCCTGCTCATGGGCTACGACCTGACTGTCGGCAAAGTGGCGGTCATCGCGGTCGTCGGCGGGCTGCTGGGCATCCTCCTGATGATTCCGCTCCGGCGGGCGCTCATCGTGAAGGAGCATGGACGGCTGACCTACCCCGAGGGCACGGCCTGCGCGGAGGTGCTCGAGGCGGGCGAGCGGGGTGGCCTGCAGGCGAAGCGCCTCTTTCAGGCGTTCGGAATCGCCTTCACGTACAAATTCCTGATGGCCGGACTCAAGGTCTGGAAGGAGTATCCCGGCTGGGTCTCCCGCTCGTATGCTGGGGCCTCGATCTCGGCCGAAGTGTCGCCCGAGCTGCTCGGCGTGGGGTACATCATCGGCCCTCGGATCGCGGGGAACCTTTTTGCCGGCGGCTGCATCGCGTACCTGGTCCTGATCCCGGCAATCAAGCTGTTCGGCTCCGGACTCACCAAGCCGATCTTCGCCGAGACCAAGCTCATCGCCGACATGAGCCCGGCCGAGGTCCGGGCGAACTTCGTGTTCTACATCGGCGCCGGCGCCGTGGCGACGGCAGGGATCATCGCACTCATCCGGGCGATCCCCACGATCATCGCCGCGTTCCGCTCGGGCTTCGAGGACCTGCGCGGCAGCGTGGGCGACGCGGCGGCCCGGATCCGGACCGACCTGGACCTGCCGATCTGGGTGACCCTGGCGGGGGCAGTGGCGCTCGCACTGCTGCTCACGGTGCTTCCGCAGCTCGCCGTCAATCTGCTGGGCGCGGTGCTGATCGTGATCTTCGGATTTTTCTTCGTGGTGGTGTCGGCCCGGATTACCGGTGAGATCGGGGTCAGCGCCAACCCGATCTCCGGAATGACCATCGCCGCCCTGATCGGCACCACGGCGATCTTCCTCCTGATCGGATGGACCGGAGTGGACCACCGGGTGGGAGCCATTTCCATCGCCGCGGTCATCGCGGTGGCCGCGGGCAATGCCGGTGCCACCAGCCAGGACCTCAAGACCGGCTTTCTGGTCGGCGCCACGCCGCGGAGGCAGCAGCTCGCCATCATGGTGGGGGCAGTGACCTCCGCATTGGCCATCGGGTGGACCCTCGCCCTGCTCAACAACACCTACACCAACATCGTGCCGGAGCAGCATGCGGGAGTGGCCCTCCAGGCAGCCGCGCCGGGAGCACCCGACCGCTCCGTCACCGCGCTCGGCGAGCGGATGACGTACGGCGGGCGGACCTGGGACGTGGTGCGGGTCAACCTGCCCGTCCAGGGGGTGGTGCCGGGCAAGTACCTGGTGGAGCCGACCACGCGGGAAATCGGCTATCTGGTCGATCCCGGGATCGGCGGCCGGATCCACGAGATCAACGGCCGGCCGATCACCAAGCTGGACTCGCCCAAGGCCACGATCATGGCCCTGGTGACCGACGGGATCCTGACTCGGAAGCTTCCCTGGGGGCTGGTGCTCATCGGCGTGTTTCTCACCTTCTCGATCGAGCTGATGGGCCTGCAGTCGCTGCCGATCGCGGTCGGCGTGTACCTGCCGGTCTCCACCTCGTCCGCCATGTTCGCCGGTGGCGTGGTCCGTTGGCTGATGGAACGGCGGACTCGCGGCGGCGACCGGTCACTCGCCGAGGTCGAGTCCGGTCCCGGCGTGCTCTTCTCCAGCGGGCTGATCGCGGGGGGCGCGCTCGGCGGCGTGGCGATCGCGGGGGTGGCCGCGGCGCTGGCGCACCGGGCCGAGACGGCGCAGGTGCCCGCGGCGGACTACCTGGCCTACCTGGCAGGGTTGCAGAATGCGCTGGGATCTGTCTCGCAGAACGATGTGATCGCGCTGCTGCTTTTCGCCGGCCTGGCGGCGGTGCTCTATCGGGTCGCGAGTCGCTGA
- a CDS encoding lmo0937 family membrane protein: MLWTIFVILLVLWLLGMVSSYTLGGFIHVLLVVAVVIALIQLIQGRRVV; the protein is encoded by the coding sequence ATGCTCTGGACGATCTTCGTCATTCTACTGGTGCTCTGGCTGCTGGGGATGGTGTCCTCCTATACGCTCGGGGGATTCATCCACGTCCTGCTGGTCGTCGCGGTCGTCATTGCGCTGATCCAGCTGATCCAGGGACGGCGAGTCGTATGA
- a CDS encoding RNA polymerase sigma factor has protein sequence MARSESQPGKKSGSPSEGRPGRETLTLETERSLRQRLVARDEQALVELIEIAGPWLLGLTQSMLGDTDEAEDVVLEVFASAWDRIGRLGDEPGGLMPWLLRIARNRAIDRLRHRRRWEVKHARAESFDALPVGRVGGGLDEAALPGWHVHESVHAALAALPPEQREAVRLAYFQGLTHSEIARALGIPVGTVKTRLRLAFDKLRVSLASIKDWVL, from the coding sequence GTGGCCCGATCAGAATCCCAGCCCGGAAAGAAGTCCGGCTCGCCCAGCGAGGGGCGGCCCGGCCGGGAGACGCTCACGCTGGAGACCGAGCGTTCCCTCCGCCAACGGCTGGTGGCCCGGGACGAGCAGGCGCTGGTCGAGCTCATCGAGATCGCGGGTCCCTGGCTCCTGGGCCTCACCCAGTCCATGCTGGGCGATACCGACGAGGCGGAGGACGTGGTCCTCGAGGTCTTTGCTTCCGCCTGGGACCGGATCGGCCGGTTGGGAGACGAGCCAGGGGGACTCATGCCCTGGCTGCTGCGGATCGCCCGGAATCGGGCCATCGACCGGCTGCGGCATCGGCGGCGTTGGGAGGTGAAGCACGCCCGGGCGGAGAGCTTCGATGCCCTGCCCGTGGGGCGAGTGGGTGGCGGCCTCGACGAGGCCGCCCTGCCCGGTTGGCACGTGCACGAGTCGGTGCACGCCGCCCTCGCCGCGCTCCCCCCGGAGCAGCGCGAGGCCGTCCGTCTCGCCTACTTCCAGGGGCTCACCCATTCGGAGATCGCCCGCGCCCTGGGCATCCCGGTAGGCACGGTGAAGACCCGGCTCCGACTCGCCTTCGACAAGCTTCGCGTCTCGCTGGCTTCCATCAAGGATTGGGTGCTATGA
- a CDS encoding anti-sigma factor, producing MNAHDWYVENRAGFVARSLEPAEERTFRDHLARCAECTAEVARLERELAWLPMAQPPQAASPSFARRAATQILQRRGRWRQWVPYGVAAAAMLLAIGAGYRGAEDRRELSAVLADREHRLVALEDTLSVLRGARQVVQIPIAMEGRQGGLLIFQEPVSHRWCVVVHGLPPAPAGNIYQFWFITESGMVRSVTLKADAPHPAFFTLPMPPVRSPVMGAALTVEPALNRSSEPQGQQLAHVTF from the coding sequence ATGAACGCCCACGACTGGTACGTCGAGAATCGCGCGGGGTTCGTTGCCCGCAGCCTCGAGCCGGCGGAGGAGCGGACCTTTCGCGATCACCTGGCCCGCTGCGCGGAGTGCACCGCGGAGGTTGCCCGGCTGGAGCGCGAGCTCGCCTGGCTCCCGATGGCGCAGCCGCCCCAGGCGGCCTCGCCCAGCTTCGCCCGGCGCGCCGCGACGCAGATCCTGCAGCGGCGGGGACGCTGGCGCCAGTGGGTACCGTACGGGGTCGCGGCGGCCGCGATGCTGCTCGCGATCGGCGCGGGCTATCGGGGCGCGGAGGACCGACGTGAGCTGAGCGCGGTCCTGGCTGACCGGGAGCACCGGCTGGTCGCGCTGGAGGACACGCTGTCGGTGCTGCGGGGGGCCCGCCAGGTAGTGCAGATCCCGATCGCGATGGAGGGTCGCCAGGGTGGGTTGCTGATCTTTCAGGAACCGGTGTCGCACCGCTGGTGCGTGGTGGTCCACGGCCTGCCCCCGGCGCCGGCGGGCAACATCTATCAGTTCTGGTTCATCACCGAGAGCGGCATGGTGCGTTCCGTCACCCTCAAAGCCGACGCCCCTCACCCCGCCTTCTTCACGCTTCCCATGCCCCCGGTCCGGTCACCCGTCATGGGCGCCGCGCTCACCGTCGAGCCGGCGCTCAACCGCTCGTCCGAGCCGCAGGGACAGCAGTTGGCGCATGTGACGTTTTGA
- the dacB gene encoding D-alanyl-D-alanine carboxypeptidase/D-alanyl-D-alanine-endopeptidase has product MRLSSSLARCTLALALMGWLQSHVAPLQAQTDSQWLADRMSSWYQRAQRSSPGEWGIAVADQTGQILWSIQPDQPLMPASTVKLFTTGFARSVLGGSARRATRVVGVGSLDPASGEWIGSWALELNGDPSLERAEGSGPTFYDLALQLAGAGVRKLTGPLQVQSTDGPANAVYPAVWSTRHQGRIFAPLIGPLTLHENVVWLTIAPGSKPGQRVRLIETAPSGIGSMVTVTARTRAGRRSRLALRTRLDGGWVVTGTIGARAGVRRLTAVAADPRALLNAVWSTALTRAGIVWNPSPYLGPPPTGGMQILGEVASPSLDSLASEINRRSLNFGAELLLQWAGGRTRGPELLTDHVRQVIGSTDGVYLVDGSGLSYDDRVTPAAFVSYLAKFPTTPAGRNFPQLLPANGSGTLHRLNSGFPGVGVVRAKTGTLGRVSTVVGYLGRPEGTLLVALMYNGGRPWAARQAQWKLFRELGANGVVIPSDTLPEPPVQLGGEETSHPAWWPVNSDSAQ; this is encoded by the coding sequence GTGCGCCTTTCGTCGTCCCTTGCCCGCTGCACCCTGGCTCTGGCCCTCATGGGCTGGCTGCAGAGCCACGTCGCTCCCCTGCAGGCGCAGACGGACAGCCAGTGGCTGGCCGACCGAATGTCCTCCTGGTACCAGCGGGCCCAGCGCAGCTCTCCGGGCGAGTGGGGGATCGCGGTGGCCGATCAGACGGGCCAGATCCTCTGGAGCATTCAGCCGGATCAGCCCCTCATGCCGGCGTCCACCGTGAAGCTCTTCACCACAGGATTCGCCCGCAGTGTCCTGGGCGGGAGCGCCCGCCGCGCGACCCGGGTGGTCGGGGTCGGCTCGCTGGACCCGGCGAGCGGGGAATGGATCGGGAGCTGGGCGCTCGAGCTGAACGGCGACCCGTCCCTGGAGCGGGCCGAGGGCTCAGGACCGACGTTCTACGATCTGGCCCTCCAGCTCGCGGGGGCCGGGGTTCGCAAGCTCACCGGGCCGCTGCAGGTGCAGAGCACCGATGGTCCGGCCAACGCGGTGTATCCGGCGGTCTGGTCGACCCGGCATCAGGGTCGCATCTTCGCCCCGCTCATAGGCCCACTCACGCTGCACGAAAATGTCGTCTGGCTCACCATCGCGCCCGGCAGCAAGCCGGGGCAGCGCGTCCGGCTCATCGAGACCGCGCCGAGCGGCATCGGATCGATGGTGACCGTCACGGCCCGAACCCGAGCGGGTCGGCGCTCCCGGCTGGCCCTCCGCACCCGGCTGGACGGTGGCTGGGTCGTCACTGGTACCATCGGCGCGCGCGCCGGGGTCCGCCGGCTCACGGCGGTGGCCGCCGACCCGCGGGCCCTGTTGAACGCCGTCTGGAGCACCGCACTCACCCGGGCTGGCATCGTCTGGAATCCGTCGCCCTACCTGGGCCCGCCCCCGACGGGTGGCATGCAGATTCTGGGGGAAGTGGCATCGCCGTCACTGGACTCGCTGGCCAGCGAGATCAACCGTCGAAGCCTCAACTTCGGTGCCGAGCTCCTGCTGCAATGGGCCGGCGGCCGGACCCGGGGCCCGGAGCTCCTGACCGACCACGTGCGGCAGGTGATCGGATCAACCGACGGAGTGTATCTGGTGGACGGCAGTGGCCTCTCCTACGATGATCGGGTCACTCCGGCCGCGTTCGTCTCCTATCTCGCCAAGTTCCCGACCACGCCGGCCGGACGAAACTTCCCCCAGCTGCTGCCGGCCAACGGGAGCGGCACACTGCACCGGCTCAACAGCGGCTTCCCGGGTGTGGGTGTCGTGCGGGCCAAGACCGGCACGCTGGGTCGAGTCTCCACGGTGGTGGGGTACCTGGGCCGGCCGGAAGGCACTCTGCTGGTGGCCCTGATGTACAACGGCGGCAGGCCGTGGGCGGCCCGGCAGGCCCAATGGAAGCTCTTTCGGGAGCTGGGTGCCAACGGCGTCGTCATCCCGAGCGACACGCTCCCGGAACCGCCGGTGCAGCTGGGCGGCGAGGAGACCTCCCATCCCGCCTGGTGGCCGGTGAATTCGGACTCAGCGCAGTAG
- a CDS encoding fasciclin domain-containing protein: protein MPLAASSVRAQQATDTTRSADSLPAGNAAPRDSTAVSDSTRNDSTRRDSTRRDSTRRDSTRRDTTARDSAARRDTTARAGASPRADTAARRSDTPKPIPPPPDDTSLTARMDVRRGGGLTRSEFPDLLQSAQLTRQYGRFLRLVERSGWAQRLAGAGPYTLLAPNDLALRRVQAPVLARLEGDSVLLHRWVGDHVFAGSLRTADLLSAGQDTAESGRVVRFTRDSASGSLRADDARVVQPDLMARNGMMQGIDRALAPDTVTRVRPPEPRPARRR from the coding sequence TTGCCGCTGGCTGCATCCTCCGTCCGCGCTCAGCAGGCAACCGACACCACCCGGTCGGCGGACAGCCTGCCCGCGGGGAACGCCGCCCCGCGCGACAGCACCGCCGTGAGCGACTCAACGCGGAACGATTCCACCCGCCGCGACTCGACCCGCCGCGACTCGACCCGCCGCGATTCGACTCGCCGCGATACCACCGCCCGCGACTCCGCCGCCCGCCGCGATACCACCGCTCGGGCCGGCGCTTCCCCCCGAGCGGACACTGCGGCGCGTCGGAGCGACACGCCGAAGCCGATCCCGCCTCCACCTGACGACACCAGCCTCACCGCGCGTATGGACGTCCGCCGGGGCGGCGGGCTCACCCGCTCGGAGTTCCCCGATCTGTTGCAGTCGGCGCAGCTCACCCGGCAGTACGGCAGGTTCCTTCGTCTGGTGGAGCGTTCCGGCTGGGCTCAGCGCCTCGCGGGAGCGGGCCCCTACACCCTGCTGGCCCCCAACGATCTCGCCCTCCGGCGGGTGCAGGCGCCGGTGCTCGCTCGCCTCGAGGGCGACTCGGTCCTGCTGCATCGCTGGGTGGGTGACCACGTCTTTGCCGGGAGTCTCCGCACGGCCGACCTGCTGAGCGCCGGCCAGGATACCGCGGAGAGCGGGAGAGTCGTGCGGTTCACCCGGGACTCCGCCAGCGGAAGCCTGCGGGCGGATGACGCCCGGGTGGTGCAGCCCGATCTCATGGCCCGAAACGGGATGATGCAGGGGATCGACCGGGCGCTGGCGCCGGACACCGTGACCCGGGTGCGTCCACCGGAGCCCCGGCCGGCTCGCCGGCGCTGA
- a CDS encoding acyl-CoA dehydrogenase, which produces MQDLRTAAPALTLLSEEETMFQDSVRQFAETEVKPHVQAMDEAAQFRPDLIPKFFELGLMGIEVPEQFGGAGGGIFMSVLAIEELARVDASAAIYVDVHNTLVNNALLRWGSPEQQARYFPRLTSELLGAFALSEPDSGSDAFALATRAERKGDRWELTGRKFWITNGAEAGVFIVFANADLSKGYKGITAFVVEHGFPGFSVGKKENKLGIRASSTTELILEQCVVPAENVLGPVGQGYKIAIETLNEGRIGIGAQMIGVARGALEAATQYVKERRQFGKTIAEFQGVQFQLAQMVTDLEAARLMVYNAARLKDAGHAFAHQAAMAKLFSSQVADRTTSNCLELFGGYGYSKEYPAEKYYRDAKIGTIYEGTSNMQLQTIAKTLLK; this is translated from the coding sequence ATGCAGGACCTCCGCACGGCTGCTCCCGCCCTCACCCTGCTCTCCGAAGAAGAGACCATGTTCCAGGACTCGGTCCGGCAGTTCGCCGAGACCGAGGTCAAGCCCCATGTCCAGGCGATGGATGAGGCGGCCCAGTTCCGGCCCGATCTCATCCCCAAGTTCTTCGAGCTGGGCCTCATGGGAATCGAGGTGCCGGAGCAGTTCGGCGGGGCCGGCGGCGGGATCTTCATGTCGGTGCTCGCCATTGAGGAGCTGGCCCGGGTGGATGCCTCCGCCGCCATCTACGTGGACGTGCACAACACGCTGGTCAACAACGCGCTGTTGCGGTGGGGCAGCCCGGAGCAGCAGGCCCGGTATTTCCCCCGGCTCACCAGCGAGCTGCTCGGCGCCTTCGCGCTCTCTGAGCCCGACAGCGGGAGCGACGCCTTCGCGCTGGCCACGCGCGCTGAGCGGAAGGGCGACCGGTGGGAGCTCACCGGGCGCAAGTTCTGGATCACCAACGGCGCGGAGGCGGGGGTGTTCATCGTCTTCGCCAATGCCGACCTGTCGAAGGGATACAAGGGTATCACCGCGTTCGTGGTCGAGCACGGCTTCCCGGGATTCAGCGTGGGCAAGAAGGAGAACAAGCTGGGCATCCGGGCCTCGAGCACCACGGAGCTGATCCTGGAGCAGTGCGTGGTGCCGGCGGAGAATGTCCTGGGGCCGGTCGGCCAGGGTTACAAGATCGCCATCGAGACCCTGAACGAAGGGCGCATCGGCATCGGGGCCCAGATGATCGGGGTGGCGCGGGGCGCGCTGGAGGCGGCGACACAGTATGTGAAGGAGCGCCGGCAGTTCGGAAAGACCATCGCGGAGTTTCAAGGGGTCCAGTTTCAACTGGCCCAGATGGTGACCGACCTCGAGGCCGCCCGACTCATGGTCTACAACGCCGCGCGGCTCAAGGACGCGGGCCATGCCTTCGCCCACCAGGCGGCCATGGCGAAGCTGTTCAGCTCCCAGGTCGCCGACCGGACCACCTCCAACTGCCTGGAGCTCTTCGGGGGCTACGGCTACTCGAAGGAGTACCCGGCGGAGAAGTACTACCGGGACGCCAAGATCGGGACGATTTACGAGGGAACCAGCAACATGCAGCTCCAGACGATCGCGAAGACTCTCCTCAAGTAG
- a CDS encoding bifunctional homocysteine S-methyltransferase/methylenetetrahydrofolate reductase translates to MPTLRDLLADGRVHVVDGAMGTMLYGRGVFLNVCYDELNLKQPDLVREIHREYVRAGAELLETNTFGANPVKLATHGLAAETERINAEAAGLAREAAGGRAAVAGAIGPLGVRIEPFGEMSVAEAREAFVSQVRGLLAGGVDGFILETFSDVAELGAAFQAVRSLSDLPVIAQMTVGTDGKTHYGTDPVVFGPELAVMGADVVGVNCSVGPHGVLEAVEKLARVVTLPLSAQPNAGLPREVADRKIYMASPEYMASYARRMVEAGARLVGGCCGTTPDHIRAIVGFVQSVSPRHVHSVSATPIAATAADPVPLAERSRIGAKLAEGRFITTVEIVPPKGVDPAPMFAQVRLLKSAGVDAVNVPDGPRAQSRMGALLSALMIQREVGLEAVVHYACRDRNLLGMLSDLLGAAGAGIRNLLIITGDPPKMGPYPEATAVFDIDSIGLTNLVSRLNRGLDPGGNPIGQPTRFVIGVGVNPAAPDLDRELKRFAWKVEAGAEFAITQPVFDLAQLDRFLARVESFRIPIVAGIWPLISLRNAEFLANEVPGITVPDSVLERMRQASSKGKEEALAEGVRISQEMLSAAAERVQGAQVSAPLGRVPVALEVLQAAPIEPVASQGYTPPT, encoded by the coding sequence GTGCCGACCTTACGCGATCTGCTCGCCGACGGCCGGGTCCACGTGGTGGACGGGGCGATGGGCACCATGCTCTACGGCCGCGGCGTCTTCCTCAACGTGTGCTACGACGAGCTCAATCTCAAGCAGCCCGACCTGGTGCGGGAGATCCACCGGGAGTACGTCCGGGCCGGCGCCGAGCTGCTGGAGACCAACACCTTCGGCGCCAATCCGGTAAAGCTCGCCACCCATGGCCTGGCCGCCGAGACGGAGCGGATCAATGCGGAGGCCGCCGGGTTGGCCCGCGAGGCGGCGGGCGGCCGCGCCGCGGTGGCCGGCGCGATCGGGCCGCTGGGGGTGCGGATCGAGCCGTTCGGCGAGATGTCCGTCGCCGAGGCGCGGGAGGCGTTCGTCTCACAGGTCCGCGGACTCCTGGCCGGCGGCGTCGACGGGTTCATCCTGGAGACGTTCAGCGACGTGGCCGAGCTCGGAGCGGCGTTCCAGGCCGTCCGGAGCCTCTCCGACCTGCCGGTGATCGCACAGATGACGGTCGGCACCGACGGGAAGACCCACTACGGAACCGATCCGGTGGTCTTCGGCCCCGAGCTCGCCGTGATGGGCGCGGATGTGGTGGGGGTGAACTGCTCCGTCGGCCCGCACGGCGTGCTGGAGGCGGTGGAGAAGCTTGCCCGGGTGGTGACCCTGCCCCTCTCCGCCCAGCCCAACGCCGGGTTGCCGCGCGAGGTCGCCGACCGGAAGATCTACATGGCCTCGCCGGAATACATGGCGAGCTACGCCCGCCGCATGGTCGAGGCCGGCGCCCGACTGGTGGGAGGGTGCTGCGGCACGACGCCGGACCACATCCGGGCCATCGTCGGGTTCGTGCAGAGCGTGTCGCCCCGGCACGTGCATTCGGTGAGCGCCACGCCCATCGCGGCCACCGCCGCCGACCCGGTGCCCCTGGCCGAGCGCTCGCGGATCGGCGCCAAGCTGGCGGAGGGGCGGTTCATCACCACGGTCGAGATTGTCCCGCCGAAGGGGGTGGACCCGGCCCCGATGTTCGCCCAGGTGCGGCTGCTCAAGAGCGCCGGGGTGGATGCCGTCAACGTGCCCGACGGGCCGCGGGCGCAGAGCCGGATGGGCGCGCTGCTCTCCGCCCTCATGATCCAGCGCGAGGTGGGCCTGGAGGCCGTGGTGCACTACGCTTGCCGGGACCGGAACCTGCTCGGCATGCTCTCGGACCTGCTCGGCGCGGCAGGCGCCGGGATCCGGAACCTGCTGATCATCACCGGCGATCCACCCAAGATGGGGCCCTATCCCGAGGCGACGGCGGTCTTCGACATCGACAGCATCGGTCTGACCAACCTGGTGTCTCGCCTGAACCGCGGGCTCGACCCCGGGGGGAACCCTATCGGCCAGCCGACGAGGTTCGTCATCGGCGTGGGCGTGAACCCTGCAGCACCGGACCTCGACCGGGAGCTCAAGCGGTTCGCCTGGAAGGTCGAGGCCGGGGCCGAGTTCGCGATCACTCAGCCGGTCTTCGATCTGGCTCAGCTGGACCGCTTCCTCGCCCGAGTGGAGAGCTTCCGGATCCCCATCGTGGCCGGAATCTGGCCACTCATCTCCCTCCGGAACGCCGAATTCCTGGCCAACGAGGTCCCCGGGATCACCGTGCCCGACAGCGTCCTCGAGCGCATGCGGCAGGCCAGCAGCAAGGGGAAAGAGGAGGCGCTGGCTGAAGGGGTGCGGATCTCTCAGGAGATGCTTTCGGCCGCCGCGGAGCGGGTTCAGGGCGCACAGGTCTCGGCGCCGCTCGGGCGGGTGCCGGTGGCGCTGGAGGTGCTGCAGGCGGCGCCGATTGAACCGGTGGCGAGCCAGGGCTATACTCCGCCGACCTGA